In Pseudoliparis swirei isolate HS2019 ecotype Mariana Trench chromosome 11, NWPU_hadal_v1, whole genome shotgun sequence, a genomic segment contains:
- the LOC130201242 gene encoding cytochrome c oxidase assembly protein COX16 homolog, mitochondrial isoform X3: MFNLKALKKNKTLRYGVPMLLDPSLEAKVNVEKQSVILEEQYEKMQQVDLDEWKNIRGPRPWEDSKEYQEEQRSRQNKTD; this comes from the exons ATGTTCAACTTAAAGGcgttgaagaaaaataaaacactcaGATATGGAGTCCCCATGCTT ctggaCCCTTCACTGGAGGCCAAAGTGAACGTCGAGAAGCAGTCGGTCATCCTGGAGGAGCAGTACGAG AAGATGCAGCAGGTGGACCTGGACGAGTGGAAGAACATCCGCGGCCCCCGTCCCTGGGAGGACTCCAAGGAGTACCAGGAGGAGCAGCGCAGCAGGCAGAATAAAACGGACTGA
- the LOC130201242 gene encoding cytochrome c oxidase assembly protein COX16 homolog, mitochondrial isoform X1, which yields MFNLKALKKNKTLRYGVPMLLLVVGGSFGLREFTQIRYDAQRIGRRLDPSLEAKVNVEKQSVILEEQYEKMQQVDLDEWKNIRGPRPWEDSKEYQEEQRSRQNKTD from the exons ATGTTCAACTTAAAGGcgttgaagaaaaataaaacactcaGATATGGAGTCCCCATGCTT TTGCTCGTAGTCGGAGGTTCCTTCGGCCTGCGAGAGTTCACGCAGATCCGATACGATGCCCAGAGGATCGGAAGAAGG ctggaCCCTTCACTGGAGGCCAAAGTGAACGTCGAGAAGCAGTCGGTCATCCTGGAGGAGCAGTACGAG AAGATGCAGCAGGTGGACCTGGACGAGTGGAAGAACATCCGCGGCCCCCGTCCCTGGGAGGACTCCAAGGAGTACCAGGAGGAGCAGCGCAGCAGGCAGAATAAAACGGACTGA
- the LOC130201242 gene encoding cytochrome c oxidase assembly protein COX16 homolog, mitochondrial isoform X2, translating to MFNLKALKKNKTLRYGVPMLLLVVGGSFGLREFTQIRYDAQRIGRRLDPSLEAKVNVEKQSVILEEQYENPKGTTRKTSGRARRSPVSRTLM from the exons ATGTTCAACTTAAAGGcgttgaagaaaaataaaacactcaGATATGGAGTCCCCATGCTT TTGCTCGTAGTCGGAGGTTCCTTCGGCCTGCGAGAGTTCACGCAGATCCGATACGATGCCCAGAGGATCGGAAGAAGG ctggaCCCTTCACTGGAGGCCAAAGTGAACGTCGAGAAGCAGTCGGTCATCCTGGAGGAGCAGTACGAG AACCCTAAGGGCACGACGAGGAAGACGAGTGGCCGAGCGAGGAGGAGTCCAGTGTCCCGCACTCTGATGTAA